Proteins from a genomic interval of Moritella viscosa:
- a CDS encoding putative uncharacterized protein (No significant database matches), protein MILEKDEIKKLSKLFSEWSKDFEAAGDIEDYTTYKSISKKLSNNKYNMFLAYSSIPEKIMTIIHEKSLTMGLVNDEIGLEYIEASRIILKLQKLQKSC, encoded by the coding sequence ATGATTTTAGAAAAAGACGAAATTAAAAAATTAAGCAAATTATTTTCAGAGTGGTCAAAAGATTTTGAAGCTGCAGGAGACATTGAAGATTATACAACTTATAAATCAATATCGAAGAAATTATCAAACAATAAGTACAATATGTTCTTAGCTTATAGCTCAATCCCTGAAAAAATAATGACTATAATTCATGAAAAATCGTTAACAATGGGACTTGTAAATGATGAGATCGGATTAGAATATATTGAAGCGTCAAGAATAATTTTAAAACTTCAAAAATTGCAAAAAAGTTGTTAA
- a CDS encoding putative lipoprotein (No significant database matches), whose protein sequence is MKKIILYIPLIFLFGCSHMSPIERVNESKSHFEDAVFKGKDFYISEKQYEGDQYRIFHQASTGFSGTGGIRRSATKRADDFCRNQSEETKMFKLSEHTASPPYILGNFPRIEIIFTCITKDKVIRNNENKYDQLSKIKLLYDNGTLTESEFLKEKVKLLK, encoded by the coding sequence ATGAAAAAAATAATTCTATATATACCATTAATATTTCTATTTGGTTGTTCTCATATGTCTCCAATAGAAAGAGTTAATGAAAGTAAATCTCATTTTGAAGATGCTGTTTTTAAGGGGAAAGATTTTTATATTTCTGAAAAACAATATGAAGGAGATCAGTATCGGATTTTCCATCAAGCTTCAACAGGGTTTAGCGGGACTGGTGGCATTAGGCGTTCTGCAACAAAAAGAGCGGATGATTTTTGTCGAAATCAAAGTGAAGAAACAAAAATGTTTAAATTAAGTGAACATACGGCATCCCCACCTTATATATTAGGGAACTTCCCTCGAATTGAAATAATATTCACCTGTATAACTAAGGACAAGGTGATCAGGAATAACGAAAATAAATATGATCAATTGTCTAAAATAAAACTATTATATGATAATGGAACATTGACTGAATCTGAGTTTCTTAAAGAAAAAGTTAAGTTACTTAAATAA